The DNA sequence TAGTTCTTCGAGGATGAGTCGGCCGCTGGATATCTCTACGGTGTAGCGCCCGCCGCCGCGTACGTCCAGTACGCCGCGGGCCGTGGGGATGGCGAATGGGATGCGATACGGCGCGTCGATGCGGGGCTCAAACGTCAGGCGCCTGGCTACGGCATCGTATTGCTGACCGGAAAGGGCCAGCGGCAGGAGCCACAGGGCGAGGTGCGCGGGATGATGGGAGTATGCCCAGGGGCTGCCATCCCAGCCGGCTTGCATCTCAAACACATTCCAGGGGTCGCGGAGCGTACGGTACTGATGAGCCGCGGCTCGTTCCGCGCCTTCGAGGGTACGGCGCGGATCGATTTCGAGCCAAATGCCCAGCGCCGCGCTGTTGTAGGTAGCCGCCTGCCAGACGACGGAGTCCGTCGGCCCGCCCCGTCCATCGGCGAGGAATCGGTAAGGCTTTTCGGAGGAAAGGGCGTCTGCGTCGTTGCCGGCGTGGCGCATGGCCAGCAGGCCGTACGGGGACGCGTTGTCCCTGAGTTCTTTTCGGATATGGCTTCGCGCCCGATCGAGTGGGATGGGGAGATCGATCTCCAGCTGGAAACACCAAAGCAGACCATACAGCGTATCGGCCTGGAGCGCGTCCGTGGTCGGTTCGTCGGCGGTACGCCAGGCGCGGTAATGATCGCCGGTCCAGAACGCTTCGTCGAACGCCTTGGAGGCGGTCGTTAGCTGATCTTTCAGCGAGGACGCGAAGGCTGTGTCGCCGGCGAGGGCCGCCATGCGGAGCGCCGCCTGGCCGGCGGCGAGGTGCAGCATTGAGCCGTAAGCCGCGAGATCCTTACGGTCGTATTGCCACCACCGGTAGAGGGAGTCCAGTCGGTCCGGCAATTCGAGCCGCGCCGCACGCTCCAACTGCCAACCCATCGCCTTACGGGCATGGGGCCACAGTTCGGCGAACACACCCCGGTCTCCAGTGGCTCGAAGGTGGGCATAGACCTGGAGGATAAACGCCGGGGCGTTATCGCTATGCACAGGCCCGTGCGCGCCGTCAAAGGGGGTACGCCGGCCCATGCCCAGGGAGGCCGGCAGGCTTCCGTCGTCGTGTTGCACCGCCGCATAGGCGCGGAGGTGGTCGCGGAGGATATCCGGAAAAAAGAGGGCGAGCGGCATGGCCCGGTGGAGGCTCGTGGGCAGACCGGAAAGCGAAGGAGCGGCAAAGGTGTCCCAGAATCGCCAGTGCTGCGTGCCGGTGAAGACGGCCGATTTGGCGAGGATGGACGGACTGTTGGCCAGGGCGTCTTGCAACGCATCGGGCATGGAATTGTCGAAACAGAGCGCCTGCCAGGTCGAGAGGCTGTTCCATACGTCCGGCAGGCGGTCGATAAACGCCTTCGCGGCGTCCGGAGCCGACGTATGGCGGCCGGCATACCCCTGTCCGATGTTGGCGCCGTTAAACGTTCGGTTCGGAAAATGCCAGCTGAGCACAAACGTCACCGCCTGTGTGGCGCCGGGTTCGACGACCGCGCGCGCGGCCGCGGCGCCGTGGTCGAATAACCCCATCGAAATCTGACCGTCGAACGTGCCCGCTTTCTCGAAGATCTCCCAGATCTCACCGAGTTCGCTGGCCACCATGCTGCTCAGGTTGAAGCCCGTGACCGTTTCGAGCGTCATCGTGCCGGCGTCCGGCGTATCGCCGTTCCGTGTGAGCGTGATGCCGCGTTGGAGGCGGAAGGTACCCTGCGTATGGTTTGGCAGATTACACATGACCGAGGCATCCACCGGGGCATTGCCCGGGTTATGCAGCAGGAGCGTGAACCCCAGGGCGGGGGTGTTGCTGAAGGCCGGATCGTTGAGGATAAACGGCGAATACGCATACCAGGCGACATCGAGTGGCAGGCCCTCGGCCTGTGGTACGAGGCGGGCGACGGGATACGCGCCGGCAAATGCCATCCGGTCGACCCCCGGAAGCTCTCCGGGAGGCTGGGTGCGGAGCGTCCAGGCGCGCGGGGCCTCCGTGCCCCGTTGTGTACGCAGGCCGACAAAAAAGTCCTCCACATCTACTTTCTCCTCGGTGCTGGCCGGCGAGCCATTGAAGATCTGCCAGTCTCGAAGGCTGCCATCGGCCCGGATTTCGATGGTGCCGCCTCCCATTCCCCCCAGGGGCAAGCCGGATCGCATCCCGATAGGGGGGGCGACGAGCCGGCGAACCTCCTCCGAACCGGTCGATTGCGCGAGATAGGGCAGCGATCCCTTGACATGCCAGGCTCCGGCGGATTCGGCGATGTGGACAGGTTGGGGCGCGAACTCGAAGCGCATGTCCTTCGACACGACGCCCTGGTGCATAAAACGCAGCGCCGCCAGTGGATGGTCGCTGTTGAAGGTGTCGGCAACGGATGCGGATTCCGTGGTGCGTGCACCCGATAATAGACCACAGCCGGCAAAAAAAGACGAGGCAAGAGGGAGCGAGGCGACCTGCAGAAAGTGGCGACGGGTGATGGAAGATCGAATGGGGGCTCCTTTCATGAAATGGCGAGGGGCTTTGCGATGCAGAGGCGGGGGCGGGCAGAAGTTCGGAAATGCCAGGCAAAAATGCTGCACGGGCACACGTAATAAGTAGCTGACGCCTGTTTCATGGATGGATCGATGCCGACGGGGCCGTATGGGTCGTTATTCAGAGCCAACCCTGCTGGCGGTACCAGGCCAGGGTGGCGGCCATGCCGGCCTCCAGCGGGGTGGCCGGCGAAAATCCGATCAATCGGCGCGCCTTTTCGGCCGAACAGGTCCAGTAAGGCGCCATGCCCAGAGCCACCTTCTGGCTATTGACCACCGATACCTGGCCGGTGAGGCGTGAAACCGCGTCGCCGAGGAGACCAGTGGCGCGTACGATCGGCGCTGGAATCTCCCATTCGAAACGCATAGGCGCCTCCAGGGCCCGGGCCATTGCGCGGTATACTTCCGGCCATCCTATATCTTCTTCATTCGTCATAAAAAAGACCTGGTCGCGGGCGGCTTCGCTGTAGGTGGCCTGAATAAGTCCCGAAACCAGGTCGTCGACGAAGATGGTGGCGAGCCGGTTGTTCCGGTTCGCGGGATACAAGCCGGCCCCCAGCCGCAGTTGTTTGAACAACTTCAGAAAATCGACATCCCGAGGTCCGTACACGGCCGACGGGCGCACGATCGTGAACGGCGACGCACCCGCCTGATCGGATAGCAGTTGTTCGGCTTCCAGTTTACTGATGCCGTAAACATCGAAAGGTTCGGCGGGGTCCGACTCGGACCTGGGGCGACCAGGGCCGGGGGCGGGGCCCGCGGCCGCCTGGGAAGACACGAGTACAAATCGCTTTAGCGGGGGCGCTACGGACTTGATGGCCTTGAGCAGGGAAGCGACCGGCTCCACGTTTCCTTCCCGAAAGCTATCGAGCGACAGCGCCTTGGTGACGCCGGCGAGGTGAATCAGATAGCCGGCCCCCTCCAGTGCCCCGGACGCCGCGATGCTCTCCGGCCGCCGGTAATCCACTACATAGGGGGTAATGCCCGGAGGAGCGCCGGCGTCTGGAGAGCGGACCAGCGCCCGTACTTCCGCGTGCTGGCCTGCTTCGTGGGTGAGCAGCGTGGTTGCAAGCCGGCTACCGATAAAACCGTTTGTACCTGTTACGACAAAGACCATGTGGGGGCGGCGAAGGAGGGTGTGGTACAAAACTAATGCACAAAAAATCGCTTATTCTGGCGCACAGGAGGCCATTTTTAAAAAAGTGGAAAAAAAGTACAGATGGTCTGTAACGAAACGAAATGGGAGGGCACTAAACGACGCTTGCAGTACTGATCATGGGATTGGCTCTACCGGGTGGAGGTAGGGCCTTTCTCAGTTTATAGGGGTCTGGTATTAGAGCCCGGTACTCCAGAGGCGGCTCTATAATCCGCACATCACGCGGCCAGGAGGCAACGGTCGATTTCAAGACGCTGCACATAGGCGCCCAGCAGGTCGGCCGCAAAATTATTCCCTGCGCGAACGACCGCACGTACCCCTTCCGGATGACCGACGGTCAATAGTCCATCAGCTCCTCGTTGCCATCGCCAGGCGCGGGAGTCTAGAGCGAGTAAAACGGCCATTTGGATGGCGCCGGCCTGGCGCCAGGTAATCGTTCCACGGGAGGGCTCCAGCGATTCATGCTGACCCGGTGGGCCGAAATAAATCCGGCGTCCATCGTTGTGACACCACGCTGGTTCGAGAGCAGCCCATCGGTTGAGTAGTGCGATCATGTAGTAATAAAAGGCCTGGTTCGTAGTGGAGGATGGAGGGTTGTTTCGGGATCATCATCCATCGAAATACCCGTAGAGGAGATCATGGGAGCTGACCATGACGGGTAACGATGGTACACGTACGGGTCCGACTACAGGTAGGAGCTTTTGCTCGGAGGCGTGGTATGGATGGCGCATTCGCCTGAGTCGGCGTCGGGACATGCGGGCACCATGAAACCACACCTTACACCAAATGTCTATGGAACTTCAACGCATAGCCAGAGAATGGGTGGTGTACGGTCGGGTTCAGGGCGTGGGCTTCCGTGCGTTTACCGCGCAATGCGCCCGGGCGTACGGGGTTGTAGGTTGGGTGGGCAACAGGCCCGACGGAGCGGTCGTGGTGACAGCCGAAGGAAGCAGGGAAGGCATGCGTGCGCTTGAAGCGCGACTACGACGCGGTCCCTCGATGGCGCGTGTTGATCGATTTGAGGAAGCGGCGCGAGAGCCGGAAGGATATGCCGATTTCCGGATTCGCTCGATCGGGCCGGCCTGACTATTCGCTGCGGGGGAAGAGGATGATATCCTTGCCATCGTAGCCGAATCCGGAGAAGTCGACTTCCAGGACCATCGCATAGGTCGTGCTGAAATCCCGCAAGACCTGGCCCACGATGGTGCCCGTGTTGAATTCACTGTCCAGCTCCAGCTCCACGCGGTCGTTGTTCAGCGAGCCCGTAAACGCGATGCTGTACACGTCCGACGTACCCACCCGCCGGCCCGGGGTTTCGACGGTCCCGGAGCCTGTCAGCCGGCCATCCTTGTTCTTGATCTCGATCTCAAGTTGGCAACAGGCGCCCGAAACGGCCGCGACGGTACTCGACCAGTTGCCATTGACAATGCTCGATTCGTCGCTGAGACGGAAGGCGTCGCATCCGCCGGCGACGACAAGCAGCACACTCAACAGGAAAAGCCGTTTCATGGTGGCACAGGCTATTGCTCTCAGAAAAATCGAAAGGATCGGACGTGTAAGATCGTTTCGGCGGGTGCAACGTGCAAGCCGGCAACCGAGCTATCGCGCCCTTCACTCTGTGCAAAACGCTCCGGCTAGCCGAAAGGTTCTCCATTCACCTGTAACGCGATGGATGTGCCCACTTAAAGTGATGGTTTAGTAGAAAAGACGGACCTCCGGAATCCGTGAAGCTCCCTTGTGGAATTGCCAACCAGTCGCTAAGCTTAGCTGGGGATCGTACGGACGCGGAGTGCGCCGCACCGGAGATCGCCCGGGCAGACGAGCCAGCGAACAGCGACCTCCGGGATGGCTGGCGCGTGATGCCGGATTGTATGAAGCAGAACGACCCATGAGACTGGCCTTCCTGTTCGTGGCGGCCGTGGGGATGGTAGCGGAGGTGGTGGCGCCGGTTCAGGCACGCGCCCTTCCACCGCGGATATCCCCCGCCGATACCACCACGGTTTTTGATCTGGTCATTTACGGCTGTACATCGGCCGGCATCGCGGCTGCCGTGCAGGGGCGGCGGATGGACCGAAGTGTCATTGTTGTCTGTCCCGAACGTCACCTGGGGGGATTGACCTCCTCGGGCCTGGGTTGGACGGATTCGGGTGTAAAGGAGGCCATTGGAGGGATAGCGCGCGGGTTCTATCGCCGCGTGAAAGCGCATTACGATGGGCCTGATGCCTGGGGATTCCAGGACCCCGCTTCGTTCGCGGGGTACGACACGGAGAACGATGCGATCTGGATGTTCGAGCCCCGGGTAGCCGAACTCACCTTCGAGGCGATCGTGGCTGAACACGGCATCGATATCCGCAGGGACGCCTGGCTCGATCGCGAACGAGGGGTCGTAAAAGAAGGCGCCACGGTGGTTTCGATTTCGATGCTCGACGGCGCCACCTATCGGGGGCGTATGTTCATCGATGCGACGTACGAAGGGGACCTCATGGCCGCCGCCGGCATCAGCTATACGGTCGGGCGTGAATCCAATAGTACCTACGGCGAGATGCTAAACGGCGTGCAGACGCGCAACGCCATCAAGCACCAGTTCGACCGCCCCGTGGATGCGTACATCATTCCGGGAAAGCCGGAGAGCGGGCTGTTGCCGCGTATTCAGGGGCGCGACCCCGGTAAAGAGGGGGAAGGAGATCACCGAATCCAGGCCTACACGTACCGGATGTGCCTGACCAATGTGCCAGAGAACCGGGTGCCGTTTCCGAAGCCGGCTGGCTACGATCCGATGCACTACGAATTGCTGGCGCGATACCTCGATCTGGGGTGGCGCGAAGTATTCGCGAAGTTCGACTCCATCCCCAACAACAAGACCGACACCAACAACCATGGCGCGTTTTCGACGGACAACATCGGGATGAACTACGCCTATCCCGAGGCCTCCTACGAGGAGCGTCGGGCGATCCTGCGTGAGCATATCGAATACCAACAGGGGCTCCTCTGGTTTCTGGCGAACGACCCGCGGGTGCCGGCGGACGTCCAGCAAGCCATGAGTGTGTGGGGCCTGGCGAAGGACGAGTTCGTCGACAACGGTCACTGGCCATACCAGATCTACATCCGCGAGGCTCGGCGTATGGTGAGTGACTTCGTGGCGACGGAAATGCATCTGCGCAGCATCCGAGCGACGCCCCGGCCGATCGGCATGGGCTCCTACAATATGGACTCCCACAATGTCCAACGATATGTCGATACCAACGGATTTGTGCGGAACGAAGGAGACATTCAGGTAAACCCGGGCGGTCCGTACGCCATCAGTTACGGCGCCATCGTCCCCCGGGCGTCAGAGGCGACGAATGTGCTTGTCCCTGTCGCCGTCTCGGCCTCGCATATCGCCTACGGGTCGATCCGGATGGAGCCTGTGTTTATGATCCTCGGCCAGTCCGCCGCTACGGCCGCGGCGCTGGCGCTGGAGGCCGGCGTAGGGGTTCAGGACGTGCGATACAGCGTCTTGGAAGCGCGACTGTTGGCGGATGGACAGGTGTTGGGCCTGCCTCGCGAGAACTGATCACAACGATTGAGCGGCAGGCGCTTGGTGCTGGAAACGCTTCTGATGGAGATTGATCCCTGTCGCGGGGTGCTAATTATATTAGGTTATCGTGAAGAAACCGCTTACAATGTTAAGTGATTATTATGTAAGCCCTTCCTGGTCGAAACATTAGTGGGGTCCCGGGTCTATTGAGAGCAGTGACATCGGCGGGCGTGCGACCGCCCGCCGGCGTCGGTAGACACTCCATCCTGTTGGAGGAGTGGCCTTTTACAAGACAAAGAGGATACACCCATGAAGAATAGAAAGCTCCCGCTTACCGCGCTGCTATCAATGATGGCCGTCATTCCGGCGGCGGCGCAGACCCTCGTGGCTGATTCGGAGCCGTATGTCAACCAGTACATTACAAACGGCACGGAGGCCTATGGTCCCCTGTGGTGGGACGCGCTGGCATCTGAACTGGTGTTGGGCGTTGCTCGGCCGGTTGGAGAAGTCGACGAGGCGGCGTTGCAGAATGTCATCTTCTTCGCGGAGGTACACGGCAAGCGTCTGAACCTCAAGCCGGCAGTTCCGTACCTGCTCGCCGTTTATCGCGACGATGAACGCGAGGGGACACGTATCATGGCGCTGGCTGCATTACATGCAATCGGCAATCGCGCCGCGATGGACGACCTGCGTGATGGCATCGCCCGGGAGCATTCGCCTCGTGTGAAACGTCTCACGGTGGCGGCATTATCGGCATACTACCGGTAGACCGTTCGTATGGACAACATAACAACACCCCCTGTGCACGTCGCGAATCGCTTGCCCTTCGGCCCCCCGAACGATGGGCGAGCGAGGGTACATTGTGCACAGGGGGCTTGTTGGGACTAACATAAGGATCTGCCCTCGCGCCCGCATAGGCCGATTGGCTGAACTTTACGTATCACCGTACGCTAGTTCGATCATCCAGGCGATCTCATTTCGCCTCCCCTTCAACTTCCGCCGGCTCTTCCACGACCAGGTTCATATCCTGCAGTGCCGCAGAAATATTGGGGAACGAATCGTCATAAAGCTGGACGGCCATTTCTTGCAACGAAGAGCGCCCGGAGCCGTTGGCGGCGGGTAATGTGCCCTTTGCAATCGCCACGCACGCTTTCCAGAGCGATGCACGCAAGCCCCATTTGTTGATGGAGTACCGGGTGCCCGTGCGTTTGCCACCCCGTTGGATGGATACCTGGAGATGGGCTAGAGGCCCTTCGCTCCCTTCAACGAAGGTAAGGCTCAGACCAGGAACGCCGGTCTTCACGTGTTTTGAGCCTGATTCCACCGTGCGAGAGGCGAGTTTCGGCGCATCTTTTAGCTTTTCATCGCGCCACGCAACGGCTTTCGCGAGGGCCTCCTCCTTGCCACCATGGACACCGTCGGAGAATAATTTCGAACAGGGGTTCGACTTCCGTCGAATTCGGACCCACCATCCGTGCGTCTTCTGGTAATCCAGACGCGTGATGTGTTGTAGTGACATGTCTATCGGAATGTCTAGGGTAAGAAGCGGACGCTGCGGCGATCTGGTAGCGATGTATGCCGCAGTGTCTATGTGGGTTATAGGGGTAGATGTTCAGGGGTAGTGTGCGTAGTCGAGCCTACCAGCGCCGGCGAATCAGAACGAACGGCCCTCGTGAGTTGTCGGTCAGACGAGTAGATTGCGATCCTTTATGAAGGATGGACTCGGCTAATAGAGCGGCTGAACATACATATTAATGCCGCATATCCTCAAATGGTTGCATAGAAAATTCTAGCAAAAAATTGAGGGGACGTCACGTAATGGGATGATATTTCGGAAACGATTGTCGATCTTTCGGTTCAACAACAAGCAATCTGCAAAATGAGCGATTCAATTCAGAACAAACTATCCGATGATATCGCGGAAAAAGCAGATATGATTCGGAAGAAATATCAGTACCGCCGGCTCATCATGAAGAGGAAGACATCGCTCTCCCACGCAAGTGCGGTCCGCCTCATTGGGCCGGACAGCGCCTATCATCTCTACCGCCACATTTCCAGAGACTCAAGGCCGTTCGGCCCCTTTGACGCCACGGAATGAGCCGTAGACTGCATGCTGTTGGGTCGTATCGCTGAATGGGTAGTTCGAATAGGTACAGCCTTACGGCGCCGTGTTCCATAGTCAATCTTCCCTGCCACAGGTATCCGGCGCACCCTGCCTGGAGATCCTGCGGACCAATCCATGTACGCCATGTTTTCCTTTTTCAAGAAGGATCCCACCCGCGGGCTCGAAAAGAAGTACCGCGCCCTCCTCGAGCAAGCCCGCGACGCCCAGCGAGGCGGCGACATCAAACGATATGCAGAACTGACCGGTCAGGCAGAGGACGTCCTGCGGAGCATCGAGGCACTACGAAAGCCATCCGATTGAGCCGGCTCCGCTAGAATCCGAAGTGTCGCCCGAGCCAGTAGGGTAGAAGCCAGAAAGTAGGAGCTTCTTCGGTTGTACCTGCAGCGCCTCCGTCGGCGGTGTATGGGTTGCCATTGTGTTTCATGACCCTGCGTTCATCCGGGGCG is a window from the Rhodothermales bacterium genome containing:
- a CDS encoding GH116 family glycosyl-hydrolase; the encoded protein is MKGAPIRSSITRRHFLQVASLPLASSFFAGCGLLSGARTTESASVADTFNSDHPLAALRFMHQGVVSKDMRFEFAPQPVHIAESAGAWHVKGSLPYLAQSTGSEEVRRLVAPPIGMRSGLPLGGMGGGTIEIRADGSLRDWQIFNGSPASTEEKVDVEDFFVGLRTQRGTEAPRAWTLRTQPPGELPGVDRMAFAGAYPVARLVPQAEGLPLDVAWYAYSPFILNDPAFSNTPALGFTLLLHNPGNAPVDASVMCNLPNHTQGTFRLQRGITLTRNGDTPDAGTMTLETVTGFNLSSMVASELGEIWEIFEKAGTFDGQISMGLFDHGAAAARAVVEPGATQAVTFVLSWHFPNRTFNGANIGQGYAGRHTSAPDAAKAFIDRLPDVWNSLSTWQALCFDNSMPDALQDALANSPSILAKSAVFTGTQHWRFWDTFAAPSLSGLPTSLHRAMPLALFFPDILRDHLRAYAAVQHDDGSLPASLGMGRRTPFDGAHGPVHSDNAPAFILQVYAHLRATGDRGVFAELWPHARKAMGWQLERAARLELPDRLDSLYRWWQYDRKDLAAYGSMLHLAAGQAALRMAALAGDTAFASSLKDQLTTASKAFDEAFWTGDHYRAWRTADEPTTDALQADTLYGLLWCFQLEIDLPIPLDRARSHIRKELRDNASPYGLLAMRHAGNDADALSSEKPYRFLADGRGGPTDSVVWQAATYNSAALGIWLEIDPRRTLEGAERAAAHQYRTLRDPWNVFEMQAGWDGSPWAYSHHPAHLALWLLPLALSGQQYDAVARRLTFEPRIDAPYRIPFAIPTARGVLDVRGGGRYTVEISSGRLILEELRIGGEVVQRDVLLEAGQAVRIG
- a CDS encoding NAD-dependent epimerase/dehydratase family protein, coding for MVFVVTGTNGFIGSRLATTLLTHEAGQHAEVRALVRSPDAGAPPGITPYVVDYRRPESIAASGALEGAGYLIHLAGVTKALSLDSFREGNVEPVASLLKAIKSVAPPLKRFVLVSSQAAAGPAPGPGRPRSESDPAEPFDVYGISKLEAEQLLSDQAGASPFTIVRPSAVYGPRDVDFLKLFKQLRLGAGLYPANRNNRLATIFVDDLVSGLIQATYSEAARDQVFFMTNEEDIGWPEVYRAMARALEAPMRFEWEIPAPIVRATGLLGDAVSRLTGQVSVVNSQKVALGMAPYWTCSAEKARRLIGFSPATPLEAGMAATLAWYRQQGWL
- a CDS encoding acylphosphatase; this translates as MELQRIAREWVVYGRVQGVGFRAFTAQCARAYGVVGWVGNRPDGAVVVTAEGSREGMRALEARLRRGPSMARVDRFEEAAREPEGYADFRIRSIGPA
- a CDS encoding FAD-dependent oxidoreductase, which encodes MRLAFLFVAAVGMVAEVVAPVQARALPPRISPADTTTVFDLVIYGCTSAGIAAAVQGRRMDRSVIVVCPERHLGGLTSSGLGWTDSGVKEAIGGIARGFYRRVKAHYDGPDAWGFQDPASFAGYDTENDAIWMFEPRVAELTFEAIVAEHGIDIRRDAWLDRERGVVKEGATVVSISMLDGATYRGRMFIDATYEGDLMAAAGISYTVGRESNSTYGEMLNGVQTRNAIKHQFDRPVDAYIIPGKPESGLLPRIQGRDPGKEGEGDHRIQAYTYRMCLTNVPENRVPFPKPAGYDPMHYELLARYLDLGWREVFAKFDSIPNNKTDTNNHGAFSTDNIGMNYAYPEASYEERRAILREHIEYQQGLLWFLANDPRVPADVQQAMSVWGLAKDEFVDNGHWPYQIYIREARRMVSDFVATEMHLRSIRATPRPIGMGSYNMDSHNVQRYVDTNGFVRNEGDIQVNPGGPYAISYGAIVPRASEATNVLVPVAVSASHIAYGSIRMEPVFMILGQSAATAAALALEAGVGVQDVRYSVLEARLLADGQVLGLPREN
- a CDS encoding DUF6435 family protein; this translates as MFSFFKKDPTRGLEKKYRALLEQARDAQRGGDIKRYAELTGQAEDVLRSIEALRKPSD